Sequence from the Cucumis sativus cultivar 9930 chromosome 1, Cucumber_9930_V3, whole genome shotgun sequence genome:
caaGAATTTGGAAGAGGTACCTAAcactaaataaaaacaacaaaaaggagCTGCTGGCGCTAATAGAGGTACCAATTTTAGACATCCCAGACCTAAAACAATGCTTTTCGTACTGTACCATCTAAgatgcttttttcttttccaatttttagttttaccAAAATCAGAGGTGCTTTTGGTAAGGAGTCACTTTAATTTGACCATATCCGATTCATGTCGGACACTTATTAGACATGTATTGGGCATTTGTAGTGTAACAGATGTGTTAGTCACTAGTtgtacaaaatcaaaataagacATACATTGAACACTTGTTATACATGTATGAcgaataataaaatttgatacaaaaatacatcaaactaaattttcaagcatataaataaataaacttatcGACAGTGAATTTCATTCTTGCTTAAagattgtatatattttttaaaattgtatgtTTACTGAACGTCAACTGGCCATGTTGTgtcctaaatttttaaatgtgtCACTGTGCCGTATCTATGGCTGTGCTTTTTTTACGGTAATCAGCTTAAAAGACATTTAGAAGAACTCTTCAGGTTGATTACAAGTAGAGATGGAATATTACTCCTTTTCCTcagtttaacaaaatatatcattgCTTTAGAACAAAAAGTGATGCAACTATCACCTTATTAGATAGGATGTTCACTGTTCCATAATTTGATGTAAGGTCAGCTGACAGAACACATGAGGGCAATTGAAATTGCACATCTATCGAGTCAATTGGCTTTCCAGGATCATGTCGAATTCCTACTAACACACTGACTCGACATGTCCCTGCATCTGAAGTAAACTGAGGCTTTACGTATACAGGAGTATTCTTCAACTTTCTAACCCTGAATGGAAGTAAAGTTGATTTGGTACATAGggaatacaaataattaacgTTTCATAACTTGGAAAAGTAGATACTTTCCAGTTCCAGTATCTCAGTTCTTTCATGTTGTACTTATTCATACCTGTAACTCATGAGCTTAAACTGTCCATCAGGAGGTACAAAAGACAGGATTTGATGTGATTCCCATGGACGAAACCGAACACAAGGATGGAATCTCACATCATCAAGGATTGAAGGGTTTGTAAATGAAAGAGTCAAATCAGGAAGACCAGATAGATGAGAATTTACTTGGACCTCACCATAAATTTCACACTTGATCAGGTGGCCATTCCTGGACAAGAAAGTTCGTCAGCACGATTGAATACAACATGTTTACTATTCTCATGTGATTGTAATTCATAAGAACTTTAATTGAGCTGCATTAgtgaaatttttatatattaaagatcATACAATTTTACATGCTGTAGGAATACAGACaccaaaccaaaatttctCAGTacgaaatattaatttaatggtAAATGTATAATTGGGGATGGAATAAGTACTGCTAttcattataaaaatagaaattgacagaaaacttttagaaccTGTTTAGAATCGCGTCCATCTCCTCCACAAGATCAAcattaacttcatttttagCATATTTTGGATCAGTTGTTCTCCATGGAACATGAGATGCAATTGCACCTGGAACGGTGTCACTCACATTCGAACTGTTACCAGTCACCACACTCAATACTTTGCTGACAAGGTTTGGTGGAGCTATGATTTCTCTCAAGATGTTAGGTTCTGTAGTGAGGGGGAAACCGTTGTCTATCATCTCATCCAGAAGCTACAAGTTACAACTgactaattattaatttttggttAGGGCAAATGAAATTAACAAtctaaaagaaggaaagaagattGGCAAGAAAGTTCCTGACATCCTTTTCTTTATTGCACATAGGCTGTTTAATTTACACAGAATTGATGTATTCTCGTtttttggatgtgatgagggcACTAAGGGgatgtcaacctagttgagatgcctaGGTGCGCTTGCCGATCCtccctcaatttttttttgaaaatgatatgAATCTCactataattaatattgaaaaataaagagacaagctcaatgtacatgaggGTTATACAAAGTGTAAGAGATTAAACCACTGTATATAAGGATTAATGGGTTAACCTACGAGGCTACCACCTTCTAATTAAGTAAACAACTAGAtgattagaaactaaaaagaaaaaagacaacaGCAAAGTATAGTTCACTTAGCCGGCACATTACTTACATCCCTAGAGGCAGGAGATTTGATTCCCCCCACCCTATATTCAACTCCAATGATAATGTAATGATAAAAgattaacaaaaatgaataaataaaaactacaaACTACAACAATTAAGAACTACAAAACTACATCAAGAACTTACATAAACATGGAACAAATGTAACCATTCATTTTCCTGTGAAAGTTTCTAGAACTACAGTAGAAGGTACTCCCTTAAATCCAAATCAGCATGTGTGTACGTGAATAGGTTGGGATATTACCTCGtacacaataacaaaattatcctTGACCAAATCTTCATTCAACTCCCCAAGATAATCGGTGAGAACATCAGCCACTCTGCAGAGGAACTAAGCATGAAAAGTTAAGAACTCAAACAGCCAACCTAATTTCTTACTCATTCTAGAGAAGAAATTTACTTCAATGCCCATTAAAGGCGGCATTTCGACTTGGGTGCAGGCCAAGAAAGTGATTCCAGCGCGAATAACTTGGAAAAGATAATGTGTTGGAGAAGCAATCACTGGCTGCAgctaaaaataaatgaaataacaaaacgAAGAATCAAAATCAA
This genomic interval carries:
- the LOC101214630 gene encoding AP-3 complex subunit mu isoform X2, producing the protein MLQCIFLLSDSGEIMLEKQLTGHRVDRSICVWFWEQSLSQGDSFKPVIASPTHYLFQVIRAGITFLACTQVEMPPLMGIEFLCRVADVLTDYLGELNEDLVKDNFVIVYELLDEMIDNGFPLTTEPNILREIIAPPNLVSKVLSVVTGNSSNVSDTVPGAIASHVPWRTTDPKYAKNEVNVDLVEEMDAILNRNGHLIKCEIYGEVQVNSHLSGLPDLTLSFTNPSILDDVRFHPCVRFRPWESHQILSFVPPDGQFKLMSYRVRKLKNTPVYVKPQFTSDAGTCRVSVLVGIRHDPGKPIDSIDVQFQLPSCVLSADLTSNYGTVNILSNKICSWTIGKIPKDKTPSMSGTLTLVTGLQQLHVFPTFQVRFKIMGVVLSGLQVDKLDVKNLPNHPYKGFRALTRAGQFEVRS
- the LOC101214630 gene encoding AP-3 complex subunit mu isoform X1, giving the protein MLQCIFLLSDSGEIMLEKQLTGHRVDRSICVWFWEQSLSQGDSFKLQPVIASPTHYLFQVIRAGITFLACTQVEMPPLMGIEFLCRVADVLTDYLGELNEDLVKDNFVIVYELLDEMIDNGFPLTTEPNILREIIAPPNLVSKVLSVVTGNSSNVSDTVPGAIASHVPWRTTDPKYAKNEVNVDLVEEMDAILNRNGHLIKCEIYGEVQVNSHLSGLPDLTLSFTNPSILDDVRFHPCVRFRPWESHQILSFVPPDGQFKLMSYRVRKLKNTPVYVKPQFTSDAGTCRVSVLVGIRHDPGKPIDSIDVQFQLPSCVLSADLTSNYGTVNILSNKICSWTIGKIPKDKTPSMSGTLTLVTGLQQLHVFPTFQVRFKIMGVVLSGLQVDKLDVKNLPNHPYKGFRALTRAGQFEVRS